One window from the genome of Ciconia boyciana chromosome 8, ASM3463844v1, whole genome shotgun sequence encodes:
- the ISL2 gene encoding insulin gene enhancer protein ISL-2 isoform X1, translating to MVDILLPRPLPGAMGEPSKRRPGLALCAGCGGRIQDPFLLRVSPDLEWHVACLKCAECGQPLDETCTCFLRDGKAYCKRDYSRLFGIKCAQCRAAFSSSDLVMRARDHVYHLECFRCAACGRQLLPGDQFCLRERDLLCRADHGPPPDGAAARGPRSPALPPPAAAAAHLAEPVPGRPPAPRPPAHKAAEKTTRVRTVLNEKQLHTLRTCYAANPRPDALMKEQLVEMTGLSPRVIRVWFQNKRCKDKKKSILMKQLQQQQHSDKTVSARPPRRGERWGSPGPAGSGGSRAEAPCARRACRALPGRRWWPAAPSATRAPCRAAPWRSRPTSRPGRRLASSPCRATWSSPPPSSSWSRSPSPAPWAPPPAAT from the exons ggcggccggggctggccCTGTGCGCGGGCTGCGGGGGCCGCATCCAGGACCCCTTCCTGCTGCGGGTGTCGCCGGACCTGGAGTGGCACGTCGCCTGCCTCAAGTGCGCCGAGTGCGGGCAGCCCCTGGACGAGACCTGTACATGCTTCCTGCGCGACGGCAAGGCCTACTGCAAGCGGGACTACAGCAG GCTCTTCGGCATCAAGTGCGCCCAGTGCCGGGCGGCCTTCAGCAGCAGCGACCTGGTGATGCGCGCCCGCGACCACGTCTACCACCTCGAGTGCTTCCGCTGCGCCGCCTGCGGCCGCCAGCTCCTGCCCGGCGACCAGTTCTGCCTGCGGGAGCGCGACCTGCTCTGCCGCGCCGACCACGGGCCGCCCCCCGacggcgccgccgcccgcgggccgcgcagccccgcgctgccgccgcccgccgccgccgccgcgcacctCGCAG AGCCGGTGCCcgggcggccgcccgccccgcggccgccggcgcaCAAGGCGGCGGAGAAGACCACCCGCGTGCGGACGGTGCTGAACGAGAAGCAGCTGCACACGCTGCGGACCTGCTACGCCGCCAACCCGCGCCCCGACGCCCTGATGAAGGAGCAGCTAGTGGAGATGACGGGGCTCAGCCCCCGCGTCATCCGCGTCTGGTTCCAGAACAAGCGCTGCAAGGACAAGAAGAAGTCCATCCTCAtgaagcagctccagcagcagcagcacagcgaCAAGACGGTgagcgcccgcccgccccgccggggagagaggtgggggagTCCCGGGCCGGCGGGCTCGGGCGGCAGCCGCGCTGAAGCCCCGTGTGCCCGCAGAGCCTGCAGGGCCTTACCGGGACGCCGCTGGTGGCCGGCAGCCCCATCCGCCACGAGAGCGCCGTGCAGGGCAGCGCCGTGGAGGTCCAGACCTACCAGCCGCCCTGGAAGGCGCTTAGCGAGTTCGCCCTGCAGAGCGACCTGGAGCAGCCCGCCGCCTTCCAGCAGCTG GTCTCGTTCTCCGAGTCCGGCTCCTTGGGCACCTCCTCCGGCAGCGACGTGA
- the ISL2 gene encoding insulin gene enhancer protein ISL-2 isoform X2: protein MVDILLPRPLPGAMGEPSKRRPGLALCAGCGGRIQDPFLLRVSPDLEWHVACLKCAECGQPLDETCTCFLRDGKAYCKRDYSRLFGIKCAQCRAAFSSSDLVMRARDHVYHLECFRCAACGRQLLPGDQFCLRERDLLCRADHGPPPDGAAARGPRSPALPPPAAAAAHLAEPVPGRPPAPRPPAHKAAEKTTRVRTVLNEKQLHTLRTCYAANPRPDALMKEQLVEMTGLSPRVIRVWFQNKRCKDKKKSILMKQLQQQQHSDKTSLQGLTGTPLVAGSPIRHESAVQGSAVEVQTYQPPWKALSEFALQSDLEQPAAFQQLVSFSESGSLGTSSGSDVTSLSSQLPDTPNSMVPSPAET, encoded by the exons ggcggccggggctggccCTGTGCGCGGGCTGCGGGGGCCGCATCCAGGACCCCTTCCTGCTGCGGGTGTCGCCGGACCTGGAGTGGCACGTCGCCTGCCTCAAGTGCGCCGAGTGCGGGCAGCCCCTGGACGAGACCTGTACATGCTTCCTGCGCGACGGCAAGGCCTACTGCAAGCGGGACTACAGCAG GCTCTTCGGCATCAAGTGCGCCCAGTGCCGGGCGGCCTTCAGCAGCAGCGACCTGGTGATGCGCGCCCGCGACCACGTCTACCACCTCGAGTGCTTCCGCTGCGCCGCCTGCGGCCGCCAGCTCCTGCCCGGCGACCAGTTCTGCCTGCGGGAGCGCGACCTGCTCTGCCGCGCCGACCACGGGCCGCCCCCCGacggcgccgccgcccgcgggccgcgcagccccgcgctgccgccgcccgccgccgccgccgcgcacctCGCAG AGCCGGTGCCcgggcggccgcccgccccgcggccgccggcgcaCAAGGCGGCGGAGAAGACCACCCGCGTGCGGACGGTGCTGAACGAGAAGCAGCTGCACACGCTGCGGACCTGCTACGCCGCCAACCCGCGCCCCGACGCCCTGATGAAGGAGCAGCTAGTGGAGATGACGGGGCTCAGCCCCCGCGTCATCCGCGTCTGGTTCCAGAACAAGCGCTGCAAGGACAAGAAGAAGTCCATCCTCAtgaagcagctccagcagcagcagcacagcgaCAAGACG AGCCTGCAGGGCCTTACCGGGACGCCGCTGGTGGCCGGCAGCCCCATCCGCCACGAGAGCGCCGTGCAGGGCAGCGCCGTGGAGGTCCAGACCTACCAGCCGCCCTGGAAGGCGCTTAGCGAGTTCGCCCTGCAGAGCGACCTGGAGCAGCCCGCCGCCTTCCAGCAGCTG GTCTCGTTCTCCGAGTCCGGCTCCTTGGGCACCTCCTCCGGCAGCGACGTGACCTCGCTGTCCTCCCAGCTCCCCGACACCCCCAACAGCATGGTGCCCAGCCCGGCCGAGACGTGA